A single genomic interval of Anopheles marshallii chromosome 2, idAnoMarsDA_429_01, whole genome shotgun sequence harbors:
- the LOC128718760 gene encoding lipase member H-like — MVRRTVVLLATQLLLVASLPVEHTNWHLVPDSDGRLHLVNTNPYNLPDDASSIAPNFNPEQDLIFRLFTRSNPTAPQVLEFGNPGSIAASNFNPAHPTRFTIHGWNSNGNDGMNTNIRDRYLSIGDFNVISVDWSAGAVNPNYIAARNAVGPAGAALASFIDQLVAAGASVDNTYVIGFSLGAHVAGNAGKGQNGHVNTVIALDPAGPLFSLGQPDAVSPADGRYVEMIMTNGGLLGSSTPMGQATFTPNGGRSQPGCGTDIGGGCAHGRAPAFYAESITTSVPFRATRCAGIQEVVEGNCTPSGADAIMGGEPSNYGRGVTGVYFLTTNDAAPFARG, encoded by the coding sequence ATGGTCCGGCGAACAGTTGTACTGTTAGCAACACAGCTTCTGCTCGTCGCTTCCCTACCGGTGGAGCACACAAACTGGCATCTGGTGCCGGACAGTGATGGAAGACTACACCTTGTCAACACCAATCCGTACAATCTGCCCGATGATGCATCCTCGATCGCTCCGAATTTCAATCCGGAGCAGGATTTGATCTTCCGCCTGTTTACTCGCTCGAACCCGACAGCACCGCAGGTGCTGGAGTTTGGGAATCCCGGTTCTATTGCCGCCTCCAACTTCAACCCGGCCCACCCAACGCGTTTCACCATTCACGGGTGGAACAGCAACGGAAACGATGGCATGAACACGAACATCCGAGACCGGTATCTCAGCATCGGAGACTTCAATGTGATCAGCGTTGATTGGAGTGCCGGTGCCGTCAACCCGAACTACATTGCCGCCCGTAACGCTGTCGGGCCGGCCGGTGCAGCGCTGGCGTCCTTCATCGACCAGCTCGTTGCTGCCGGTGCTTCTGTGGATAATACGTACGTGATCGGGTTCAGTCTGGGTGCGCACGTTGCCGGCAATGCTGGGAAGGGACAGAATGGGCATGTAAACACCGTGATTGCGCTCGATCCGGCCGGCCCACTGTTTTCCCTTGGTCAACCGGATGCCGTTTCACCAGCCGATGGGCGGTATGTGGAGATGATCATGACCAACGGAGGTTTGTTGGGCAGCAGTACACCCATGGGACAGGCCACCTTCACACCGAATGGGGGACGATCGCAACCGGGCTGTGGCACCGATATTGGCGGTGGTTGTGCACATGGACGTGCGCCAGCCTTCTATGCGGAGTCGATCACCACCTCGGTACCGTTCCGTGCGACGCGTTGCGCCGGTATACAGGAAGTGGTGGAAGGAAACTGTACACCGAGCGGAGCAGATGCCATCATGGGCGGCGAACCATCGAACTATGGACGGGGTGTTACTGGAGTTTACTTCCTTACCACGAACGATGCGGCACCGTTTGCCAGAGGCTAG
- the LOC128718761 gene encoding phospholipase A1 VesT1.02-like, giving the protein MKLFALLIFCVAAATALPLEEDVRGKEHMPMPYEEVGEEHMPMPYEEVGEEHMPYEEEGLEHIPNEEEGFEQNWQLVPDGDGRLHLVNTDPFNLGSQDELAPLFNPDADTIFTLFTRNNRNSGHRITPGNAGTLGPHWNGGRQTRFIIHGWNNNGGSEVNVAIRNAYLDRADVNVIVVDWGGGAQNPNYVTSRNHINGVGAATARFIDFLNQSGGMSFNNVYVTGHSLGGHTAGIVGKRVTRGRLNTVVALDPALPLFSINDPGNRVASGDANYVEVIHTNGGLLGFDLPIGQADFYPNGGRTQPGCGVDLAGTCAHSRAHQFFAESVRPAQSGFNSVRCANYDQILNNNCVSSGANARMGGEPSNVGRGVNGVYFLTTNAQSPFARG; this is encoded by the exons ATGAAGCTTTTCGCATTGCTGATCTTCTGTGTGGCGGCTG CCACTGCTCTTCCTCTGGAGGAAGACGTGCGCGGCAAGGAACATATGCCGATGCCATACGAGGAGGTTGGCGAGGAACATATGCCGATGCCttacgaggaggtcggcgagGAACATATGCCCTACGAGGAGGAAGGTCTGGAGCACATCCCGAACGAGGAAGAGGGCTTCGAGCAGAACTGGCAGCTAGTGCCCGACGGTGACGGTCGTCTGCATCTCGTGAACACCGATCCCTTCAACCTGGGCAGCCAGGATGAGCTGGCGCCTTTGTTCAATCCTGATGCCGATACCATCTTCACGCTGTTCACTCGCAACAACCGCAACAGTGGACATCGCATCACGCCCGGCAATGCTGGCACACTCGGCCCGCACTGGAACGGTGGCCGCCAGACCCGTTTCATTATCCACGGTTGGAACAACAACGGCGGATCGGAGGTTAACGTGGCGATCCGCAATGCGTACCTCGATCGGGCTGATGTCAACGTGATCGTTGTTGACTGGGGCGGCGGTGCACAGAACCCGAACTACGTGACGTCCCGTAACCACATCAACGGTGTTGGTGCGGCCACGGCTCGTTTTATCGACTTCTTGAACCAGAGCGGCGGCATGTCGTTCAACAATGTCTACGTCACTGGACACAGTCTCGGTGGTCATACGGCCGGTATTGTTGGCAAGCGTGTGACCCGCGGCCGTCTGAACACGGTGGTCGCCTTGGACCCTGCCCTGCCGCTGTTCTCCATCAACGATCCCGGTAACCGTGTGGCGTCCGGAGATGCCAACTACGTTGAGGTTATTCACACGAACGGAGGTCTGCTCGGTTTCGATCTGCCCATCGGTCAGGCGGATTTCTACCCCAACGGAGGTCGCACCCAGCCGGGTTGTGGAGTTGATCTGGCAGGTACCTGTGCGCATAGCCGTGCTCACCAATTCTTCGCTGAATCGGTACGTCCAGCGCAGAGTGGCTTCAACTCTGTCCGTTGCGCGAACTACGATCAGATCCTGAACAATAACTGCGTGTCGTCGGGTGCTAACGCACGTATGGGTGGAGAGCCTTCCAACGTCGGTCGTGGGGTGAATGGAGTATATTTCCTCACCACCAATGCCCAGAGTCCGTTTGCACGAGGTTAA
- the LOC128707161 gene encoding lipase member H-like, whose product MNALIALLTLLLASAVSAVSQCSAGSVAVPKDTGELECLTVEELERLKQLESAKRFDAESATRFLLWTEKTNPEERTELKFNDLSALQNSTFDPRNPTRILVHGWLSDWKSDAVRGLSRAYVAKGAYNVIGIDWSAGSSTIVYPAARLRVAAVGAAIAKQIGVLLQAGQHPSQIVIIGHSLGAHIAGLAGKHFQAEPKLAAVIALDPAGPLFGRDQPSERVDAFDAAYVEVIHTNKGLLGHRDALGQADFYPNGGQSQPGCLTSTCSHEKAVEYFRRSLGTSGAEPLYVGRQCVAGAVSNKCDGAQAVMGGDLNDSYKAKMSGLFYLTIGK is encoded by the coding sequence ATGAACGCGTTGATCGCACTGCTAACGTTGCTGCTTGCCAGTGCAGTTTCGGCTGTGTCTCAGTGTAGCGCCGGGAGCGTTGCAGTTCCGAAGGATACCGGCGAGTTGGAGTGCTTGACCGTGGAAGAACTGGAGCGCCTAAAACAACTCGAAAGCGCCAAACGTTTCGATGCAGAATCGGCCACACGTTTCTTGCTATGGACGGAAAAAACCAACCCAGAAGAGCGGACGGAGCTGAAGTTTAACGATCTGTCCGCGTTGCAGAATTCTACGTTTGATCCCCGCAATCCTACACGCATTCTCGTACACGGCTGGCTCAGCGACTGGAAGTCGGACGCGGTACGTGGACTTTCGCGAGCGTATGTGGCGAAAGGTGCGTACAATGTTATCGGCATCGACTGGTCCGCTGGTTCTTCCACGATAGTCTATCCAGCGGCACGATTGCGCGTGGCTGCGGTTGGCGCTGCGATAGCGAAACAGATAGGCGTACTGTTGCAGGCGGGACAGCATCCATCCCAGATTGTCATCATTGGCCACAGCCTGGGGGCACACATCGCGGGCCTGGCGGGGAAACATTTCCAGGCCGAGCCCAAACTGGCGGCCGTGATCGCGCTCGATCCGGCCGGACCCCTGTTCGGGCGGGATCAACCATCGGAACGGGTCGATGCGTTCGATGCGGCGTACGTGGAGGTCATACACACCAACAAAGGTCTGCTGGGGCACCGCGACGCACTTGGGCAGGCCGATTTCTATCCCAACGGTGGACAATCGCAACCCGGCTGTCTGACCAGCACCTGCAGTCATGAAAAAGCGGTAGAGTACTTCCGTCGCTCGCTGGGCACAAGTGGGGCGGAGCCACTGTACGTGGGGCGGCAGTGTGTAGCGGGCGCGGTCAGTAATAAGTGCGACGGTGCACAAGCGGTCATGGGTGGCGATCTGAACGATAGCTACAAAGCGAAGATGAGCGGTTTGTTTTATCTGACGATCGGTAAATAA
- the LOC128707159 gene encoding pancreatic lipase-related protein 2-like, translated as MRVLLVLLSVLCVELACAGSLFPGDNDKHEWHVAADENGNMRLVSYTVPYQLEGERPRKDFVPERDTRFLLYTAANPEVPHVLRNGDSDSIVNSPFNPNNPTRMIIHGWLGTQNSEINRLTRSALFFTGNYNIIYVDWSVGSVDEFYPNSRQLVYAVAAAASNILDYLARYFQINKRDVVVVGHSLGAHVAGNVGKWQSGAIGTIIGLDPALPFFAGNAPDRIMASDADYVEIIHTNGGVLGFMDPIGDADFYPNFGRVQPGCGADVGGSCAHARAVHFYVESILSRHGFVGQQCQTFQNIRDGICAQTGLTSRMGGEPPNVDGAPTGIFFLQTANSFPFAVGC; from the exons ATGCGTGTTCTCTTGGTGTTGTTGAGTGTGCTGTGCGTGGAGTTAG CTTGCGCCGGTTCACTGTTCCCGGGGGACAATGACAAACACGAGTGGCACGTAGCGGCGGATGAAAATGGCAACATGAGACTGGTGTCgtacaccgtaccgtaccagCTGGAGGGTGAAAGGCCGAGAAAAGACTTTGTCCCGGAGCGGGATACACGCTTTCTGCTGTACACGGCCGCCAACCCGGAGGTGCCACATGTCCTTCGCAACGGTGATTCGGACTCGATCGTGAACTCGCCCTTCAATCCAAACAATCCGACCCGCATGATCATTCACGGGTGGCTTGGTACGCAAAACTCCGAGATCAATCGCTTGACGCGCTCGGCACTGTTCTTCACCGGCAACTACAACATCATCTACGTGGACTGGAGCGTCGGATCGGTGGACGAGTTCTACCCGAACTCGCGACAGTTGGTGTACGCTGTGGCGGCGGCTGCGTCCAACATCCTCGACTACCTGGCGCGATACTTCCAGATCAACAAGCGCGACGTCGTGGTTGTTGGCCACAGTTTGGGTGCCCACGTCGCCGGTAACGTTGGCAAGTGGCAGTCGGGTGCGATCGGTACCATCATCGGGTTGGATCCCGCCCTGCCGTTCTTCGCCGGCAATGCGCCCGACCGTATTATGGCATCCGATGCGGATTACGTGGAGAtcatacacacaaacggtgGTGTGCTCGGTTTTATGGATCCGATTGGCGATGCCGACTTCTATCCCAACTTCGGGCGTGTGCAGCCGGGCTGTGGTGCCGACGTTGGTGGCAGCTGTGCCCATGCCAGAGCCGTACACTTTTACGTGGAATCGATACTCTCGCGGCACGGTTTCGTTGGACAGCAGTGCCAAACGTTCCAGAACATACGCGACGGTATTTGCGCACAAACTGGCCTCACATCGCGCATGGGCGGTGAGCCCCCGAATGTGGACGGTGCTCCAACGGGGATCTTTTTCCTGCAGACGGCCAACAGCTTCCCGTTTGCGGTGGGTTGCTAG
- the LOC128710133 gene encoding pancreatic lipase-related protein 2-like — MVQSRWKFLTLLVLIGGFVLHAEAGDSDLNEVRIGFGTSFSARRDVRFHLYTPLNRADAHVFSIDTVDTLMRSFYNASHPVRIIIHGWFNNATSLVIQGIKDAYLDVDSYNVIGVDWGVGASESYFRAAQYTIAVGLVVADLVNQLVRSHMTDVGRLYLVGHSLGAHIAGNAGHSLKTQHLPVIYGLDPASINFFQDEPDSRLSPDDAAYVEVIHTNTQFSGYPAPLGHADFYMNYGRKQPGCKTDVCSHGRSTEYFIESLAHTTKGFWGVRCADYNEIRQRTCYNIKQQTLMGGEFWQKNATVGVYTVETLAEPPYAMGYVH; from the exons ATGGTACAAAGTCGTTGGAAGTTCCTCACTCTACTGGTATTGATTGGTGGATTCGTTCTTCACGCAGAAG CCGGTGACAGTGACCTCAATGAGGTGCGCATTGGATTCGGTACGTCGTTCAGTGCGCGGCGCGATGTACGGTTTCATCTTTACACACCGCTAAACCGTGCGGACGCCCATGTGTTCTCGATCGACACGGTGGACACGCTGATGCGTTCGTTCTACAACGCTAGCCATCCGGTCCG AATAATTATCCACGGATGGTTTAACAATGCTACCTCGTTGGTGATACAGGGCATAAAGGATGCGTACCTAGATGTGGACAGTTACAACGTGATCGGTGTCGATTGGGGTGTTGGTGCGAGTGAATCGTATTTCCGTGCCGCACAGTACACGATCGCTGTCGGTTTGGTGGTAGCGGATCTGGTCAATCAGCTCGTACGCTCGCACATGACGGACGTGGGCAGACTCTACCTGGTAGGCCACAGCCTGGGTGCGCACATTGCGGGTAATGCGGGCCACTCGCTCAAAACGCAACACCTGCCGGTGATCTACGGGCTGGATCCGGCGTCGATAAACTTCTTCCAGGACGAGCCGGACTCGCGGCTCAGCCCCGACGATGCCGCATACGTGGAAGTCatccacaccaacacacagttCTCCGGATATCCGGCACCGCTCGGGCATGCGGATTTCTACATGAACTACGGCCGCAAGCAACCGGGCTGCAAAACGGACGTCTGCAGCCATGGACGCTCGACCGAGTACTTCATCGAATCGCTGGCGCACACAACGAAAGGGTTCTGGGGCGTCCGGTGTGCCGATTACAACGAGATCCGGCAGCGGACCTGCTACAACATCAAGCAGCAAACGTTGATGGGTGGTGAATTTTGGCAGAAAAACGCTACCGTCGGCGTGTACACGGTCGAAACGCTGGCCGAGCCACCGTACGCGATGGGTTACGTTCACTGA